A single region of the Halopiger xanaduensis SH-6 genome encodes:
- a CDS encoding SHOCT domain-containing protein, which translates to MGNPRPSGSSSLSSRVHALVERYTPDGALGRFLLGGTIGPFGLWLLALGVFAAPTWGLAALFWMPVLLGFGLPMVLLSILTLWPIYLSLIGNIDSAAEYPVGGASSSRTTKSVSTTPTTTDTISRAGIDRDTGDSPAGADERDPFGDLKAKYENGELSEDEFERRLEERLANGEYTVQTDATKGRSSPNRDEPTRERRERSSERG; encoded by the coding sequence ATGGGCAACCCTCGACCGTCCGGCTCGTCGTCGCTGAGCAGTCGGGTACACGCGCTCGTCGAACGGTACACGCCAGACGGCGCGCTGGGCCGGTTCCTCCTCGGCGGGACCATCGGGCCGTTCGGGCTCTGGCTGCTGGCGCTCGGCGTATTCGCCGCCCCGACGTGGGGGCTCGCCGCGCTGTTCTGGATGCCCGTGTTACTCGGCTTCGGACTCCCGATGGTGCTCCTGTCGATTCTCACCCTCTGGCCGATCTACCTCTCGCTCATCGGGAACATCGACTCGGCGGCCGAGTATCCGGTCGGCGGCGCAAGCAGTTCGCGAACGACGAAGTCGGTTTCTACCACACCCACCACTACCGACACCATCTCTCGAGCCGGTATCGACCGAGACACCGGCGACTCACCGGCCGGAGCCGACGAGAGAGATCCGTTCGGCGATCTGAAAGCGAAGTACGAAAACGGCGAACTCTCGGAGGACGAGTTCGAGCGGCGACTCGAAGAGCGACTGGCGAACGGGGAGTACACGGTTCAGACCGACGCGACGAAGGGCCGATCGTCTCCGAACCGCGACGAGCCGACCCGCGAACGCCGAGAGCGGAGTTCGGAGCGCGGGTGA